From the Pseudomonas putida genome, one window contains:
- a CDS encoding tryptophan synthase subunit beta, with protein MFYVQRDGEGQLGRVEAAPYAEYTEILPADHAEIQEWFADDVVENSLKQLKQSDLDMIRVLEDLIEVLTAKGVFSITDLPAGAQAKLLNRSTARKALGSLNNLIEEEEEGGLI; from the coding sequence ATGTTCTATGTGCAACGCGACGGCGAAGGGCAGTTGGGGCGGGTGGAGGCCGCGCCCTACGCCGAGTACACGGAAATCCTGCCCGCCGATCATGCAGAAATCCAAGAATGGTTCGCTGACGATGTCGTCGAAAACAGCCTCAAGCAGCTCAAGCAGAGCGACCTGGACATGATCCGCGTGCTCGAGGACCTGATCGAGGTGCTGACCGCCAAGGGCGTGTTCAGCATCACCGACCTGCCGGCGGGGGCGCAGGCCAAGTTGCTCAACCGCTCTACCGCGCGCAAGGCGCTGGGGAGCTTGAACAACCTGATCGAGGAAGAGGAGGAAGGCGGGCTGATCTGA
- the lapD gene encoding cyclic di-GMP receptor LapD — protein sequence MSLFKQLLLAICLFLVIAFSGSFMVSLESSRSQYVNQLRSHAQDAATALALSLTPNIDDPAMVELMVSSIFDSGYYASIKVVDLSSNAVLVERHAEPDPGGVPAWFIHLIGLEAAGGDAIVSRGWQQAARVEVISHPMFAIAKLWQSALGSLGWLLLCGAASAVLGALLLRRQLRPLDYMVEQSHAIARREFLSLPELPRTPELRRVVQAMNQMVEKLRALFTEQAERSERLRAESYQDSLTGLSNRRYFEMQLTARVSNLEEARAGYLLLLRVQGLAGLNARLGGQRTDQLLQAVGEQLRRTCASFPETNDLISRSRGGEFAVLAPGMVHEEAVQLAQALEATLQSLHETGASDVDPVACIGLAPFSPGDAPQALLKLADEALARAENQPTPGWVCLEQGVAAVAGDSQHAWHTRLDEAFVKGRFELFFQPVVNARQTQQVLHHKVISRLHDDQGEALPAGRFLPWLERFGWMSRLDLLVLEKVLAHLRGHDQVLALNLSAATLADPKALQRVYELLSQHPALGSRLIFEIGEEQLPEQAALDKLTRRLHSLGFGLALQRFGGRFSMIGNLAHLGLAYLKIDGSYIRNIDQEQHKRLFIEAIQRAAHSIDLPLIAERVETEGERLVLVEMGVGGIQGQLVGEPAPWR from the coding sequence ATGTCACTGTTCAAACAATTGCTGTTGGCCATTTGCCTGTTCCTGGTCATCGCGTTCAGCGGCAGCTTCATGGTCAGCCTGGAAAGCTCGCGCAGCCAGTATGTCAATCAGCTGCGTTCGCACGCCCAGGATGCAGCCACTGCGCTGGCACTGTCGCTCACGCCAAATATCGATGACCCGGCGATGGTCGAGCTGATGGTCAGCTCGATCTTCGACAGTGGCTACTACGCCAGCATCAAGGTGGTCGACCTGAGCTCCAATGCCGTGCTGGTTGAGCGGCACGCTGAGCCGGACCCAGGCGGTGTGCCAGCGTGGTTCATCCACCTGATTGGCCTGGAAGCGGCCGGTGGTGATGCCATCGTCAGCCGGGGCTGGCAGCAGGCTGCGCGGGTCGAGGTGATCAGCCACCCGATGTTTGCCATCGCCAAGCTCTGGCAAAGCGCATTGGGCAGCCTCGGCTGGCTGCTGCTGTGTGGTGCCGCCAGTGCGGTACTTGGCGCACTGCTGCTGCGTCGTCAGTTGCGGCCGCTGGACTACATGGTGGAACAGTCCCACGCCATCGCCCGACGCGAATTCCTCAGCCTGCCGGAGCTGCCGCGCACGCCGGAGCTACGCCGTGTGGTGCAGGCAATGAACCAGATGGTCGAGAAGCTCAGGGCCTTGTTCACCGAACAGGCCGAGCGCAGTGAGCGGTTGCGGGCGGAGTCCTATCAGGACAGCCTCACTGGCCTGTCCAATCGGCGATATTTCGAAATGCAGCTGACAGCCCGGGTCAGCAACCTGGAAGAGGCACGTGCCGGTTACCTGCTGCTGCTGCGCGTGCAGGGCCTGGCCGGGCTCAACGCACGCCTGGGCGGCCAGCGCACCGACCAGCTGCTGCAGGCAGTAGGGGAGCAGCTACGGCGTACCTGCGCCAGCTTCCCGGAGACCAACGACTTGATTTCCCGCAGCCGTGGCGGTGAGTTCGCCGTGCTGGCCCCGGGCATGGTCCACGAGGAAGCCGTGCAGCTCGCCCAGGCACTGGAGGCAACACTGCAGAGCCTGCACGAAACAGGCGCCAGCGACGTCGACCCGGTTGCCTGCATCGGCCTTGCTCCATTCAGCCCCGGTGACGCGCCGCAGGCATTGCTCAAGCTGGCTGACGAGGCGTTGGCGCGTGCCGAGAATCAGCCGACCCCAGGTTGGGTATGCCTTGAGCAGGGCGTGGCCGCAGTGGCTGGCGACAGCCAGCATGCCTGGCACACGCGGTTGGACGAAGCCTTCGTCAAAGGTCGTTTCGAGTTGTTCTTCCAGCCTGTCGTGAATGCCAGGCAGACGCAGCAGGTCCTTCATCACAAGGTGATTTCACGCCTGCACGATGACCAGGGCGAGGCTTTGCCTGCCGGTCGCTTCCTGCCGTGGCTGGAGCGCTTTGGCTGGATGTCGCGGCTGGATCTGCTGGTACTGGAAAAGGTGCTGGCACACCTGCGTGGCCATGATCAGGTCCTGGCGCTCAACCTGTCGGCTGCAACGCTGGCTGACCCCAAGGCCTTGCAGCGTGTCTACGAGTTGCTGAGCCAGCATCCAGCGCTGGGCTCACGGTTGATCTTCGAGATCGGTGAGGAGCAACTGCCCGAACAGGCCGCGCTGGACAAACTCACCCGCCGTCTGCACAGCCTGGGCTTCGGCCTGGCGTTGCAGCGCTTCGGCGGGCGCTTCAGCATGATCGGCAACCTGGCGCACCTGGGCCTGGCCTACCTGAAGATCGATGGCAGCTATATCCGCAACATCGACCAGGAGCAGCACAAGCGGCTGTTCATCGAAGCCATCCAGCGCGCGGCGCACAGCATCGACCTGCCGCTGATTGCCGAGCGGGTGGAGACCGAAGGCGAGCGGCTGGTATTGGTGGAGATGGGCGTCGGTGGCATCCAGGGGCAACTGGTCGGCGAGCCGGCGCCCTGGCGTTGA
- the lapG gene encoding cysteine protease LapG produces the protein MWPGRTIAALERPEQGLAVAITWLIKTAVRRFGFALLLGGLLLGGLHADWDFAEISRKSEALYGPLGAGKGRIDAWQRLMATQSQGSEMQRLQVVNQFFNQQLRYVEDIDLWHEVDYWATPIQALVKGAGDCEDYAIAKYFSLRRMGIPSEKLRITYVKALRQNRAHMVLTYYSSPQAQPLVLDSLMDAIKPASQRTDLLPVYAFNGEGLWLTGAAGNKKVGDTKRLSRWQDLLKKMQAEGFPAEPVY, from the coding sequence ATGTGGCCAGGCCGCACCATCGCTGCTTTGGAACGACCTGAACAGGGCCTCGCAGTGGCGATTACCTGGCTGATCAAAACCGCCGTGCGACGTTTTGGCTTTGCCCTGTTGCTGGGTGGCTTGCTGCTGGGCGGGTTGCATGCGGATTGGGACTTTGCCGAGATCAGCCGCAAGTCCGAAGCCCTGTACGGCCCCTTAGGTGCAGGGAAGGGCCGCATCGATGCCTGGCAGCGGTTGATGGCGACCCAGAGCCAGGGCAGCGAGATGCAGCGCCTGCAGGTGGTCAACCAGTTCTTCAACCAGCAACTGCGCTACGTCGAGGATATCGACCTGTGGCACGAGGTCGACTACTGGGCCACGCCTATCCAGGCGCTTGTAAAAGGCGCCGGCGACTGCGAGGACTACGCCATCGCCAAGTACTTTAGCCTCCGGCGCATGGGGATCCCCAGCGAAAAGTTGCGCATCACCTACGTCAAGGCCCTGCGCCAGAACCGTGCGCACATGGTGCTGACCTATTATTCAAGCCCACAGGCGCAGCCGTTGGTGCTCGACAGCCTGATGGACGCAATAAAGCCGGCCAGCCAGCGTACCGACCTGCTGCCGGTGTATGCCTTCAATGGTGAAGGTCTGTGGCTGACCGGCGCTGCGGGCAACAAGAAGGTCGGTGATACCAAGCGCCTGTCCCGTTGGCAGGACTTGTTGAAGAAAATGCAGGCCGAAGGGTTCCCGGCCGAACCGGTTTACTGA
- a CDS encoding GntR family transcriptional regulator has translation MAEKIKLSNVLASEQLLAQQARGVIEERLRSAILDGRLPPGTAVRQQEIADLYGVSRMPVREALRQLEAQSLLKVEMYKGAVVAPLIGEDAVDTYALRVLLESEALRQSIPLLDADDIASARGYIQQLENETSHAEIGRLNRLFHMALYSKASNQKLLRLIENELNEEERFLRFHLSSMGLGKLTQDDHNALVDAAADKRVDEAVRVLEQHLNNGSRVIRNYLDKQLSR, from the coding sequence TTGGCCGAGAAAATCAAACTCAGTAACGTGCTGGCCAGCGAACAGCTGCTGGCACAACAGGCCCGTGGCGTCATAGAAGAACGCTTGCGCAGCGCCATTCTCGATGGCCGCCTGCCACCTGGCACCGCCGTACGCCAACAGGAAATCGCCGACTTGTACGGCGTCAGCCGCATGCCAGTGCGCGAGGCACTGCGCCAGTTAGAGGCGCAATCGCTGCTGAAGGTGGAAATGTACAAGGGTGCAGTGGTTGCACCGTTGATTGGCGAGGACGCCGTCGACACCTATGCGTTGCGCGTGCTTCTGGAGAGCGAAGCGCTGCGCCAGTCGATCCCGCTGCTCGATGCCGATGACATCGCCAGTGCCCGTGGTTACATCCAGCAACTCGAGAACGAAACCAGCCATGCGGAAATCGGCCGTCTCAATCGCCTGTTCCACATGGCGCTCTATAGCAAGGCATCCAACCAGAAACTGCTGCGCCTGATCGAGAATGAGTTGAACGAGGAAGAACGCTTCCTGCGCTTCCATTTATCGTCCATGGGGCTGGGTAAGCTCACCCAGGACGACCATAACGCCTTGGTCGATGCTGCCGCTGACAAACGTGTCGACGAGGCGGTAAGGGTGCTGGAGCAGCATCTGAACAATGGATCGCGGGTAATCAGAAACTACCTGGACAAACAACTCAGCCGCTAG
- a CDS encoding CaiB/BaiF CoA transferase family protein, producing the protein MGALSHLRVLDLSRVLAGPWSGQILADLGADVIKVERPGSGDDTRSWGPPFLKGAEGENTSEAAYYLSANRNKRSVTIDFTQPEGQRLVRELAAKSDIVIENFKVGGLAAYGLDYPSLKAINPKLIYCSITGFGQTGPYAKRAGYDFMIQGLGGLMSLTGRPDGEEGAGPVKVGVALTDILTGLYSTVAILAALAYRDQHGVGQHIDMALLDVQVACLANQAMNYLTTGNPPRRLGNAHPNIVPYQDFPTADGDFILTVGNDGQFRKFAEVAGQPQWADDPRFATNKQRVANRAELIPLIRQATVFKTTAEWVGQLEAAGVPCGPINDLAQMFQDPQVLARGLAVTMPHVLAGSVPQVASPIRLSETPVEYRQAPPLLGEHTEAVLGDVLGLDADAVGRLRNAGVL; encoded by the coding sequence ATGGGCGCGCTATCTCATCTGCGGGTGCTGGACCTCTCCCGTGTGCTGGCGGGGCCTTGGTCTGGCCAGATCCTGGCGGACCTGGGTGCTGACGTGATCAAGGTCGAGCGCCCTGGTAGCGGCGACGACACCCGCTCCTGGGGGCCGCCCTTCCTCAAGGGTGCCGAGGGTGAGAACACCAGCGAGGCGGCCTATTACCTGTCGGCAAACCGTAACAAGCGCTCGGTGACCATCGACTTCACCCAGCCGGAAGGCCAGCGCCTGGTGCGCGAGCTGGCGGCCAAGTCCGATATCGTCATCGAGAACTTCAAGGTCGGCGGGCTGGCGGCTTACGGGCTGGACTATCCGAGCCTGAAGGCGATCAATCCCAAGCTTATCTATTGCTCGATCACTGGCTTCGGCCAGACTGGGCCGTACGCCAAGCGTGCGGGGTATGACTTCATGATCCAGGGGCTGGGTGGGCTGATGAGCCTGACGGGTCGCCCGGATGGAGAGGAAGGTGCCGGGCCGGTGAAGGTAGGTGTGGCGCTGACCGACATTCTCACCGGGCTGTACTCGACCGTCGCGATTCTGGCTGCCCTCGCCTATCGCGATCAGCATGGCGTTGGTCAGCACATCGACATGGCGCTGCTCGATGTGCAGGTGGCTTGCCTGGCCAACCAGGCGATGAACTACCTGACAACGGGCAATCCACCGCGGCGGCTGGGCAATGCTCACCCAAATATCGTGCCTTACCAGGACTTCCCGACGGCGGATGGCGATTTCATCCTCACCGTGGGTAACGATGGCCAGTTCCGCAAGTTCGCCGAGGTGGCCGGCCAGCCGCAGTGGGCGGATGACCCGCGTTTCGCTACTAATAAGCAGCGGGTGGCGAACCGGGCCGAGCTGATCCCGCTGATTCGCCAGGCGACGGTATTCAAGACTACTGCCGAATGGGTGGGCCAGCTGGAGGCTGCCGGGGTGCCATGTGGGCCGATCAACGATTTGGCGCAGATGTTCCAGGATCCGCAGGTCCTGGCCCGGGGGTTGGCGGTAACCATGCCCCATGTGCTGGCGGGGAGCGTGCCGCAGGTGGCCAGCCCGATTCGGTTGTCGGAAACGCCTGTGGAGTATCGGCAGGCGCCGCCGCTGTTGGGCGAACATACCGAGGCGGTGTTGGGCGATGTGCTGGGGCTGGATGCCGATGCTGTAGGGCGGTTGCGCAACGCTGGCGTTCTTTGA
- a CDS encoding acyl-CoA dehydrogenase, with protein sequence MAGKASFNWIDPLLLDQQLTEEERMVRDSAYQFAQDKLAPRVLEAFRHEQTDPAIFREMGEVGLLGATIPEQYGGSGLNYVCYGLIAREVERIDSGYRSMMSVQSSLVMVPINEFGTEAQKQKYLPKLASGEWIGCFGLTEPNHGSDPGSMITRARKVDGGYRLSGSKMWITNSPIADVFVVWAKDDAGDIRGFVLEKGWQGLSAPAIHGKVGLRASITGEIVMDNVFVPEENIFPDVRGLKGPFTCLNSARYGISWGALGAAEACWHTARQYTLDRQQFGRPLAANQLIQKKLADMQTEITLALQGCLRLGRMKDEGTAAVEITSIMKRNSCGKALDIARMARDMLGGNGISDEFGVARHLVNLEVVNTYEGTHDVHALILGRAQTGIQAFY encoded by the coding sequence ATGGCCGGTAAAGCAAGCTTCAACTGGATCGACCCGCTGCTGTTGGATCAGCAGCTCACTGAAGAAGAGCGCATGGTGCGTGACAGCGCTTATCAGTTCGCCCAGGACAAGCTGGCCCCGCGCGTGCTGGAAGCCTTCCGTCACGAACAGACCGACCCGGCGATCTTCCGCGAGATGGGCGAAGTCGGCCTGCTCGGTGCGACCATCCCCGAGCAATACGGCGGCAGTGGCCTGAACTATGTGTGCTATGGCCTGATTGCCCGTGAAGTGGAGCGTATCGACTCCGGCTACCGTTCGATGATGAGCGTGCAGTCTTCGCTGGTGATGGTGCCGATCAACGAATTCGGTACCGAAGCGCAGAAGCAGAAATACTTGCCCAAGCTGGCCTCTGGTGAGTGGATTGGCTGCTTTGGTCTGACCGAGCCTAACCATGGCTCCGACCCAGGTTCGATGATCACCCGTGCCAGGAAGGTCGATGGTGGCTATCGCCTGAGCGGCAGCAAGATGTGGATCACCAACAGCCCGATCGCCGATGTGTTCGTGGTCTGGGCCAAGGATGATGCCGGTGATATCCGCGGCTTTGTCCTGGAAAAAGGCTGGCAAGGCCTCAGTGCCCCGGCGATCCACGGCAAGGTTGGCCTGCGGGCATCCATCACCGGTGAAATCGTCATGGACAACGTGTTTGTTCCGGAAGAGAACATCTTCCCGGATGTGCGTGGCCTGAAGGGGCCGTTCACCTGCCTGAACTCGGCGCGTTATGGCATCTCGTGGGGTGCGCTGGGTGCGGCCGAAGCCTGCTGGCACACTGCTCGCCAATACACCCTGGATCGTCAGCAGTTCGGTCGCCCGCTGGCTGCCAACCAGCTGATCCAGAAGAAACTGGCTGACATGCAGACTGAAATCACCCTGGCCCTGCAAGGCTGCCTGCGCCTGGGTCGCATGAAGGATGAAGGCACTGCAGCGGTAGAGATCACCTCGATCATGAAGCGCAACTCCTGCGGCAAGGCCCTGGACATCGCCCGCATGGCTCGCGACATGCTTGGCGGCAACGGCATCTCTGACGAGTTCGGCGTGGCGCGCCACTTGGTCAACCTTGAGGTGGTCAACACCTATGAGGGTACCCATGACGTGCATGCGCTGATCCTCGGGCGTGCACAGACCGGCATCCAGGCCTTCTACTGA
- a CDS encoding LysR family transcriptional regulator, which yields MRRKIPSTTALVCFEAAARHESFTKAAQELALTQGAVCRQIGGLEEFLNVELFRRSRRGVKLTEAGLSYSRQVAAQLDAVERDTLSVMRQQGANVIELAVVPTFGTQWLLPRLKDFQQRHPEVTVNLTNRTRPFLFADTPFDAAIYFGDADWSGTQSHRLMGENPVPVCSPALLDGQGMLDAQRIASLPLLQQTTRPYAWRQWFNGLGLNIASDMTGPRYELFSMLAQAAMHEMGIALIPPFLIQRELEAGRLVVANRYALSSDKAYYLMIPERKVESASLRAFRDWVVGQAQLYTASHKDEKSADLPL from the coding sequence ATGCGACGCAAGATCCCCAGCACCACCGCACTGGTTTGCTTCGAAGCGGCAGCACGCCACGAGAGCTTTACCAAGGCGGCCCAGGAGCTGGCCCTGACCCAGGGCGCCGTCTGTCGCCAGATCGGCGGATTGGAGGAGTTCCTTAATGTCGAGCTGTTCAGGCGCTCACGCCGTGGCGTGAAACTCACCGAGGCCGGGCTTTCCTATAGCCGACAGGTTGCCGCGCAGCTGGATGCAGTGGAGCGCGACACGCTGTCGGTGATGCGCCAGCAGGGCGCCAACGTGATTGAACTGGCCGTGGTGCCCACCTTCGGCACCCAATGGCTGCTGCCACGGCTAAAGGACTTCCAGCAACGCCACCCCGAGGTCACCGTCAACCTGACCAATCGCACCCGCCCATTCCTGTTTGCCGACACACCGTTCGATGCAGCCATCTACTTTGGCGATGCCGACTGGTCCGGCACCCAGTCCCATCGCCTGATGGGCGAGAACCCCGTGCCAGTGTGCAGCCCGGCCTTGCTGGACGGGCAGGGCATGCTTGATGCGCAGCGCATCGCCAGCCTGCCACTGCTACAGCAGACCACCCGGCCCTATGCCTGGCGCCAGTGGTTCAACGGCCTGGGCCTGAATATCGCGAGTGACATGACAGGCCCGCGCTATGAACTATTCTCCATGCTGGCCCAGGCGGCCATGCACGAAATGGGCATCGCACTGATCCCGCCGTTCCTGATCCAGCGCGAGCTGGAAGCGGGCAGGTTGGTGGTCGCTAATAGATACGCGCTGTCCAGCGACAAGGCCTACTATCTGATGATCCCCGAACGCAAGGTGGAGTCCGCCTCGCTCCGCGCCTTCCGTGACTGGGTGGTGGGACAGGCACAGCTCTATACCGCCTCGCACAAAGACGAAAAAAGCGCTGACCTACCTTTGTAG
- a CDS encoding Re/Si-specific NAD(P)(+) transhydrogenase subunit alpha: MHIGVPLETQTGETRVAATPETIKKLIGQGHQVTVQRGAGLNASIPDSAYEAVGASLGSAADAYGAQLVLKVVAPNDQELALINSGSLLVGMLNPFNSELIGKMAERGITAFALEAAPRTSRAQSLDVLSSQANIAGYKAVLLAAHHYPRFMPMLMTAAGTVKAARVLILGAGVAGLQAIATAKRLGAVIEASDVRPAVKEQIESLGAKFIDVPYETDEERECAEGVGGYARPMPASWMQRQAQAVHERAKQADIVITTALIPGRKAPTLLSAETVAQMKPGSVVIDLAAAQGGNCPLTVADQVVQENGVIIVGPTNLPAQVGADASALYARNLLDFMKLLFDKDGALVINLEDDIVAACLMCRDGQVVRKNG, from the coding sequence GTGCACATTGGTGTTCCTCTCGAGACGCAGACCGGTGAGACAAGGGTCGCTGCGACCCCGGAAACCATCAAGAAACTGATTGGCCAGGGCCATCAGGTCACCGTCCAACGGGGGGCAGGGCTCAACGCCAGCATTCCGGACAGTGCCTATGAAGCCGTGGGGGCTTCCCTGGGAAGCGCGGCCGATGCCTACGGCGCCCAATTGGTGCTCAAGGTGGTCGCTCCCAACGACCAGGAGCTGGCCCTGATCAACAGTGGCAGCCTTCTGGTAGGCATGCTCAACCCCTTCAACAGCGAGCTGATCGGCAAGATGGCCGAACGCGGTATCACCGCTTTCGCCCTGGAAGCCGCGCCACGCACTTCACGGGCCCAGAGCCTGGATGTGCTGTCGTCGCAGGCCAACATCGCCGGTTACAAGGCCGTGCTGCTGGCGGCCCACCACTACCCTCGCTTCATGCCCATGCTGATGACCGCCGCCGGTACTGTTAAGGCCGCGCGCGTGCTGATCCTGGGGGCAGGCGTTGCCGGCCTGCAGGCCATCGCCACGGCCAAGCGCCTGGGTGCGGTGATCGAGGCATCCGACGTACGCCCGGCGGTGAAGGAACAGATCGAGTCGCTGGGCGCCAAGTTCATCGACGTGCCCTACGAGACTGACGAAGAGCGTGAATGCGCCGAAGGTGTTGGCGGCTATGCCCGGCCAATGCCGGCCAGCTGGATGCAACGCCAGGCCCAAGCCGTGCACGAGCGCGCCAAGCAGGCCGATATCGTCATCACCACCGCGTTGATCCCTGGCCGCAAGGCACCGACCCTGCTCAGTGCCGAAACCGTCGCGCAGATGAAGCCCGGCTCGGTGGTGATCGACTTGGCAGCAGCCCAGGGCGGCAACTGCCCACTGACCGTCGCTGACCAGGTGGTGCAGGAAAACGGCGTGATCATCGTCGGCCCGACGAACCTGCCGGCCCAGGTGGGCGCCGATGCCTCGGCGCTGTATGCACGCAACCTGCTGGACTTCATGAAGCTGCTGTTCGACAAGGACGGCGCGCTGGTCATCAACCTCGAAGACGACATCGTCGCGGCCTGCCTGATGTGCCGCGATGGCCAGGTCGTCCGCAAGAACGGCTAA
- a CDS encoding NAD(P) transhydrogenase subunit alpha, which produces MEDMLISHGIYNLIIFVLAIYVGYHVVWNVTPALHTPLMAVTNAISAIVIVGAMLAAALTVTPAGKLMGTLAVALAAVNVFGGFLVTRRMLEMFKKKTKNEAQK; this is translated from the coding sequence ATGGAAGACATGCTGATTTCCCATGGCATCTACAACCTGATCATCTTCGTGCTGGCCATCTATGTGGGCTACCACGTGGTGTGGAACGTCACCCCGGCGCTGCACACACCGCTGATGGCGGTTACCAACGCCATTTCGGCGATCGTCATCGTCGGCGCCATGCTGGCGGCGGCCCTGACCGTGACACCGGCCGGCAAGCTGATGGGCACCCTGGCGGTAGCCCTGGCTGCGGTCAACGTGTTCGGTGGCTTCCTGGTCACCCGCCGCATGCTTGAAATGTTCAAGAAGAAAACCAAGAACGAGGCGCAGAAGTAA
- a CDS encoding NAD(P)(+) transhydrogenase (Re/Si-specific) subunit beta: MSMNLVTLLYLVASVCFIQALKGLSHPTTSRRGNLFGMIGMGIAILTTVGLIYKLGAELATAGIGYVIVGLLVGGTAGSIMAKRVEMTKMPELVAFMHSMIGLAAVFIAIAAVLEPQSMGIVAAISDPIPTGNRLELFLGAAIGAITFSGSVIAFGKLSGKYKFRLFQGAPVQFAGQHKLNLILGLTTIALGLLFTFTGHYSAFTLMLVLAFIMGVLIIIPIGGADMPVVVSMLNSYSGWAAAGIGFSLNNSMLIIAGSLVGSSGAILSYIMCKAMNRSFFNVILGGFGGDTDAGAAQGSKEQRPVKSGSADDATFLLSNADSVIIVPGYGLAVARAQHALKELTEKLSHNGVTVKYAIHPVAGRMPGHMNVLLAEAEVPYDQVFEMEDINAEFGQADVVLVLGANDVVNPAAKNDPKSPIAGMPILEAFKAKTIIVNKRSMASGYAGLDNELFYLDKTMMVFGDAKKVIEDMVKAVE, translated from the coding sequence ATGAGCATGAATCTGGTAACGCTCCTCTACCTCGTCGCCTCGGTGTGCTTCATCCAGGCGCTCAAGGGCCTGTCGCACCCGACCACGTCGCGGCGCGGCAACCTGTTCGGCATGATCGGCATGGGGATCGCCATCCTCACCACGGTTGGCCTCATCTATAAGCTCGGGGCTGAGCTTGCAACTGCAGGCATAGGCTACGTCATCGTCGGCCTGCTGGTCGGCGGTACCGCCGGTTCGATCATGGCCAAGCGTGTCGAGATGACCAAGATGCCCGAGCTGGTCGCCTTCATGCACAGCATGATCGGCCTGGCTGCGGTATTCATCGCCATTGCTGCCGTGCTCGAGCCGCAGTCGATGGGCATCGTTGCCGCCATCAGCGACCCGATCCCCACTGGTAACCGCCTGGAACTGTTCCTGGGTGCAGCCATCGGTGCCATCACCTTCTCCGGCTCCGTGATCGCCTTCGGCAAGCTATCGGGCAAGTACAAGTTCCGCCTGTTCCAGGGCGCACCAGTACAGTTTGCCGGCCAGCACAAGCTGAACCTGATCCTCGGCCTGACCACCATCGCCCTGGGCCTGCTGTTCACCTTCACCGGCCACTACAGTGCCTTCACCCTGATGCTGGTACTGGCCTTCATCATGGGCGTGCTGATCATTATTCCGATCGGGGGTGCCGACATGCCGGTGGTGGTGTCGATGCTCAACAGCTATTCGGGTTGGGCCGCGGCCGGTATCGGCTTCTCGCTGAACAACTCGATGCTGATCATCGCGGGCTCCCTGGTCGGTTCGTCCGGTGCCATCCTCTCGTACATCATGTGCAAGGCGATGAACCGTTCGTTCTTCAACGTCATCCTCGGCGGCTTTGGTGGCGATACCGATGCCGGCGCGGCGCAAGGTTCGAAGGAGCAGCGCCCGGTGAAGTCCGGCTCTGCCGACGACGCTACCTTCCTGCTGAGCAACGCTGACAGCGTGATCATCGTCCCGGGTTACGGCCTGGCGGTGGCCCGTGCCCAGCACGCACTGAAGGAACTGACCGAGAAGCTGAGCCACAACGGGGTGACCGTGAAGTACGCGATCCACCCGGTGGCAGGGCGCATGCCTGGGCACATGAACGTACTGCTGGCCGAAGCCGAAGTGCCATACGACCAGGTGTTCGAGATGGAAGACATCAACGCCGAGTTCGGCCAGGCCGACGTGGTGCTGGTGCTGGGTGCCAACGACGTGGTCAACCCGGCGGCGAAGAACGATCCGAAGTCGCCCATCGCCGGCATGCCGATCCTCGAGGCCTTCAAGGCCAAGACCATCATCGTCAACAAGCGCTCGATGGCCAGCGGCTACGCCGGCCTGGACAACGAACTGTTCTACCTGGACAAGACCATGATGGTGTTCGGTGACGCGAAGAAGGTCATCGAGGATATGGTCAAAGCGGTCGAGTAA